The Kocuria turfanensis genome contains the following window.
CGACGCCGAGGACGCGGACGACGCCGAGGCGCAGGAGGAGCTCGTCCGGCGCGCCCGGCAGCGCGCGGAGGACCTCGAGGACCGCCCGGAGGACAACGCCGTGCAGTTCACCGCCCGGGTGCTGGGCGGCAACGTGCGCCTGCTGCTGGGGATGATCCGGGCCAACCGGCCCTGGACCCTGGTGGTGCGGCTGTCCCGGCTGCTCGCCCTGGCCGCGGCCACCGGGGTGCTGACCCTGGTGGCCTCGGACCTGTGGCTGCTCGCCGCCGCCTACGGGCCGTGGCGCCTGGGACTGCTGGGCCTGCTCTCGGTGGGTGCGGTGACCGGTGCGCTGATCGTGGGCGCCCGGCTCTGGGAGCGTCCGCGACGGCCCGCCGAGCGCGAGCAGGTGGCGCTGTTCAACCTGGCCACGGCCGCGACCGTGGCCATCGGCGTGGCCGTGTTCTACGCCGCGGTCTTCGCCCTGTCCTGGCTCGGCGCCCTGCTGCTCGTGGACGGCGACGTCTTCGCAGCGGTGATCGGCGCCCCGGCCGGGGCGGCCGAGTACGGCAAGCTGGCGTGGCTGACGGCCACGCTCGCCACCGTGGGCGGGGCCCTCGGCGCCGGGCTCGAGGACGACGACGCCGTGCGCGCCGCCGCGTACACCCGCTCGGAGCCCTGAGCGCCGCGGCGCTCAGCCGCCGGAGCGGAGCTCCGCGGCGATCCCCTCGGCCCAGGCGTCGATCGCCGGCCAGTCGCGGAAGTCGCCCGCCGGGGTGGCCTCCCTCGCCGCGGGCAGGTGGCGGGTCAACCGCTCACCGAGGCCGATCGGCGGGGCGTCGGGGTCGTAGGCCCCGCGGAAGACCTGCTCCCCGCGGGGGTGCAGCAGCGCGGTGAGCTCGTCGAACTCCTTCGGCCGGGCGGCCTCCAGGACGTCCTCGCCCTCCGCGTCCACGCGGTCGGTGCCCAGCGGGCCGCTGCTGAAGAGCCAGACCGGCCGGTCGGCCAGCTCCTCGCGGTGGCGCCGGGCGAAGACGGTGGCGTCCTTGAGCCAGTGGAACATGTAGGCGGCGCCGCCGAGCACGACCGCGTCGTAGGGTGCGAGGTCGCGGACGTCGGCCACGGGGCGGGCCTCGGCGGGAAGGCCCGCCCCGCGCAGGGCCCCGGCGATGCGCTCGGCGATCCCTGCGGTGGCGCCGTGCCGGGTGGCGTAGGCGACGAGGACGTTCATGGTGGATCCTTCCGCTCGGCGGGCGTGCTTCCAGTCTCCGCCGCGCCGCGGCCGCGCTCCAGGACACGGCCCAGGGTGACGCAGTGCGTCGCAGCCACAGTGATCAGTAGACTTGGTGTCCCCGGCGTGGTCCGGGAACTCATCCCGGGAGGACACGATGACCGCCACGCAGCAGACCTCGCCCACGCCCCGCACCCCGCGCCGGCCGCGGCTCCGGCGCAGCAACTGCCACCGCCCCGGCATCACGCGCCGCGGCCACGGGAAGGGCTTCGTGTACCGGCACGCGGACGGGACCAAGGTGGAGGCGCCCGAGGAGCTCGAGCGGATCCGGGGCCTGGCGATCCCCCCGGCCTGGAAGAACGTGTGGATCAGCCCGCAGCCCAACGGCCACATCCAGGCCACCGGGATGGACGACGCCGGGCGGCGCCAGTACGTCTACCACCCCCGGTGGCGGGAGCTGAAGGACCGGGAGAAGTTCGACCGGGTCCTGGACTTCGGCGACACCCTGCCCCGGGCCCGGCCGGCGGTGACGCGGCTGCTGCGCGCGGAGGGCCCCACGGAGGAGAAGGCGTGCGCCGCGGCCTTCCGCCTCATGGACGACGCGGCCCTGCGGATCGGCAACGAGGAGTACGCCCAGTCCAACGGCTCCTACGGGGTGACCACCCTGCTGGTGCGGCACGTGCGGGTGGACGGGGACGACGTGCACCTGGACTTCCCCGGCAAGAGCGGGCACCAGTGGTCGCTGACCCTCCGGGACGCCGACCTCGCCGCCGCGCTGGCCCCCATGCTCGGGCGGGATCCGGACGAGCCGGCCCTGGCCTACCGGGACGAGGACGGGCAGTGGGCCACCATCACCAGCGCCCGGCTCAACGACTTCGTCCGGGACCGGTGCGGGCAGGACTTCACCGCCAAGGACTTCCGCACGTGGCAGGGCACGGTGAGCGCCGCCCTCGCGCTGGCCGCCCGCGCGGACACGCGCCCCAGCCAGAGCGCCCGCAGGAAGGCCGTCTCCGCGGCCATGCGGGAGGTCGCCGAGCACCTGGGGAACACCCCCACGGTGGCCCGCAGCTCCTACGTGGACCCGCGGGTGGTCGACCGCTTCCACCACGGGGAGACCATCGACGCCGACACCTACCGGGCGGCCGAGCGGAACCTGCGCTCGTTCCTGTCCTGAGGCGGTTCCGCCCGCACGGCCTGGCCGAGGGCACGGCAGGACGGGACGGGACCTCACCGCGAGGCCCCGTCCCCGGGCTCAGGAGAGCTCGACGTAGGTGGCCGAGTGCCCGAAGCCCACGACGTCGTCGCGGCCGTCGCCGTTCACGTCCCCGAGCAGGCGCGGGTACCGTGCCGGGTCCCAGCCGTCCGCCCAGCCGAAGGAGGTGGACGCCAGCTCCGGTCCGACGAAGACGTTGTCGTCCCCGTAGGCCACGTGCACGCCCGCGTTGCCGAAGCCGACCACGTCCAGGATCCCGTCGCCGTCGATGTAGGCCAGGTCCCGGGGATGCCGGTCCACGCGCCATCCCTGGGCGGTGCCGAAGTCGGCGAGCTCCAGCGAGACCGGCAGGTACTTCGGCTCGCCGGGGCCGGAGGGCCGGGAGTGGGCGGCCAGGACGCCGCCGCGGCCGAACCCGACGACGTCCGGCGGCAGGTGGCCGCTGACGTTGCCGACCTCCCGGGGGTGCTGGTCGACCCGCCAGCCCTGGGCGTGGCCGAAGTCGCGGATCTCCAGTGCGGGCTGGGTGAACGTGTCGCCCAGGGCGGAGACGTAGGAGACGTACGTGCCGGCGTCCCCGATGGTGCCACCAGTCTAGATCCGGTCGTATGCACTCGTTAAGAGTTCTCCGCGCCGTGCGGAATCGTTGTTCCGGGCCTCACCTGCGGCGGGGCCGCCGTCCCGGGGCCCGGAGCGCGTCAGCGCCGGATGCCGTACCGGAAGTACAGGACGGGACCGACGAAGTTGATCGCGATGATCGCCGCCCACCTGCCCTTGCCGCCGTTGACCTCCTCCGCGGGGCGCAGGGCGAGGTCCGCCCACGCGGTGGCGGCCAGCGAGACCTGCACGGAGGCCAGCATCAGCAGTGCTGTCTGCTGCCCGGCCGTGAGGTCCTCCCACCTGGTCCTCCTCCCACGGGAGCCCTTGCGGGTGGTGCTCCTGCTCGTCCCGGTGCGGGTCATGGTCGTCCTCCTGGTGCTCGGGGACGCGGTGTCCCCCTCGGCCAGCCGCACGATGTTGCGCAGCATCTCCTGGGTCATCACGAAACTGATCGGCTCCACCAGCGCCGGGGAGGTGGCCAAGCGCTCCTGCCACGTCGGCGCCGCGGCCAGGCGGAGGCGCTCGACGAGCCGTGTTCCCCCGCCGGGGGCCGGCCGGAGGTGGAAGGACCACACCCCGCCCGGGACGCGCTGCGCGGCGGTCGAGGGGCCCGTGGGGGCCGCCAGCACCAGGTCCCGGCCCGGCTCCACGCCCACCACGGTCAGCGCCGCCTGGGGGTGCAGACGGATCTCGTCCCCCGCGGACAGCTCCTGGTGCTGGGGCAGGACGCGGTCGGCGTTGTGCATCCGGCAGCCGATGAGGTTCTCCAGCAGCTCGAAGCTGTAGAGCCCGCCGCGGCCCTGACCGAGCTGGGCCAGCCACGGCCACAGCTGCTCCGCGGAGGCCCGGGTCGTGACCGCATGGGTGGCCGACCACGCCGGGGCGGGCACCAGCTCGTCCCCCGGCCAGGACGCCTGCGCCTCCTCCGCCGTGGCGCCCCAGGTCGTGCGCCGCCGGCGCAGCAGCGGGCCCGTCAGGACGTGGCCGGCCATTCGCGCGACCGCCAGCGCGTTGCGCGGTCCGCTGCGTCCTACGTCCACGACGACCTCCTCCGGCCGCTCGGGCAACGGCCTCGGTCCTCATGGTGGAGCGGGCGCCGCCGGCAGTCAACGCCGCCTCCGCCGCGGTCCGCACCGCTTTCCACACCGGTGCCGGGCCGCCGGGCGCGTCGAACCACCGCACGGCCCAGCACGCAGGCGGGGGTCGGGGCCGGCAGCGCCGCCCCGGTCGCGGCGCCCACGCCGCCGCGGGGCCGTGACCGATGGTGACCGAGGATCACGGGCGTCCGCCGGGCCCGGCGGCCCGGGACGGGACCGACCCCCGGGGCGCCGGTCTAGTCTGGGGGCATGATCCGGCGCCCGACCCCGTCGCAGCCTCCTCCCGGCCCTGTCCCGGGGCTCCGGAGCCGGTCGTGACCCGGCCGCTGCCGCGGTCCGCCCGCAGGCACTGGGCCGCGCTGGAGCGGACGGGGTCCCCGGCGCCGCCCGCCGCGGACCCCGCGGCGCTCGCCGGCCTGCCCGAGCCCGCGCGCCGCTGGCTGGCCCGCGCCGTGCCGCCCGGCACCCCGGCGTGGTCGATGGCGGAGCTGCGGATGCGCGGTGAGATCCGGCTGGGCGGCAGGTGGCGCGCCTTCTCCGCGCGCCAGCTCCTGGCGCCGGGGGCCGGCTTCGTGTGGGCCGCCCGCACCCGGGTCCTCGGCCTGCCGGTGACCGGCTTCGACCGCTACGGCGCCGGCGGGGGCGAACTGCGGTGGCGGCTGCTGGGCGTCGTGCCCGTGCTGTCCGCGGCGGGCCCGGACATCACCCGCAGCGCCGCCGGGCGGCTCGCCGGCGAGGGCGTCACCGTACCGCCGGCCTGCGTGCGCGCCACGTGGTCCGAGGGCCCGGTCCCGGACACCGCCGTCATGTCCTGGGTCCTGGACGGAACGCCCGAGGACTCCCTGGTCCGGGTCGACCCGGAGGGCCGGCTCGTGGAACTGAGCATGCAGCGGTGGGGAGATCCCGACGGCACCGGATTCGGCCGCCACCCGTTCGGGGTCGCGCTGTCCGCGGAGGAGTCCTTCGCCGGCGTGCGGGTGCCCACCGCGCTGCGCGCCGGATGGGGGTGGGGGACCGACCGGCAGGCCGAGGGCGAGTTCTTCCGCGCCCGGATCGAGGAGGTCCGGTTCCGCTGAGCCGGCCCAGGAGCCCGGCCCACTGCGCCGCGTCCCGGGGCCGGCCCCTGACCGGGCGTCCTCCCGGAGGGCCGGTCCGGAAGGGCGTCCGCTCAGGCCGGCGGGCCCTCGCCGCCCGGTCGGCCACCCGGACGGTCCGGCAGCGCAGGCCCCCGGGGGCGCCGTCGCCTCCCGTTGCGGCGGGTCCACGGGACCCTGGTCGAGCCGGAACGGCGGGTACTCGTCCCGCATCAGCAGCACGTAGGCCAGCACCCGGTTGACCCAGCGGTTGATGCCCACCACCAGGGCGAACAGCTCGGGCCGGTACCGGCCGGTGAAGAGCAGCACCACGGCGGCGACGAGCACGAGCAGACCGAGCAGGGACGGCCCCCAGCTGGTCGTCGTCGTGCTGCCGTCGTCCTCCGAGACGCTGGTCCACGTGCTCCCGCCGGTGAGCACGCCCAGGACCAGCAGGTGCGGGATCGCCAGCAGCCACCACTTCACGAGCACCAGACCGCGGGACAGCCGCTCCGGATGGGCGACCTCCAGCTCCGCGGGGTAGTCCGCGCGGGCCAGCGTGAACGGCGGGTACCGGTCGGTGCCCAGCGCCGCGTACGAGTAGAACCCCACGCGCCAGCTCCACCGCAGCACCCCGACGCAGAAGGAGAACCACGAGGGCGGGTACCGTCCCGTGAACAGGATGACGATCCCCGCCGCCACCGTGGTGACCACGAGGGCGAACCACAGCACGGCCAGCACGATCAGGTGCGGGATCACCAGCAGCCACTTCACCAGCCACAGCCACCGGGACAGCCCCGTGTCGAGGAGGCCGGTCAGGCGCACCGGGTACAGCGGTGCCGGTGTCCCGTCCCGGGACGGGGCCCCGGCGAGGGCCGCGCCCGGGCCCGTGCCCCGCGGCGGCGTGCCCGGGTCGACGTCCCGGCCCAGCCCGGCGGCGCCGAGCAGCAGCAGCGGGACGCCCATGACCAGGCCCACCAGCCCGCCGATCAGCTGGCCGCCGGCCACCGGGCCCAGCAGCTCCGAGCGCGCCCCGACCTGGACGTCGGCCCACACGGGGCGGGTGGCGTCGGCGTTCATGACCACCAGGGTCCAGCTGCCCGAGCGCAGGTCCAGGGTGAGCTCCCGGGTGCCGGGCCCCTGGTCCGAGTCGGCCCAGAAGGTCCGGTTCCCGGGCCGGTCGGGCGCCCGCTCGCCGGGGACCCGGTCCGGGGCGTCGTCCCCGGCCTCCGTGGCGCTGCCCATCCGGGCGTGGGCCACGCCGTCCAGGTACCGGTCCACGTCCTCCGACGCGGCGACGCCCACGAAGAGCTCCTGCTCCGGGTCCACGGCCGTGACCCGGACCTGCACGCTGCCCAGCTCGTCCAGGAAGGGCACCGGGGACACCTCGACCTCCCCGAGGTCGAGCACGGCCGGGGGTCCGACCAGGGCGTAGGTGATGGTCTGGTGACGGTCCGGGGGCGTGGTGAGGTAGCGGCCTCCCTGCTGGGCCGAGGCGGCGGCGGCGAGGGCCAGCCCGCTGACCAGCGCCGCCAGGCCCAGAGCCGTCAGGAGGGCGCCGACCACCAGCAGCACCCACTGCCCGGGCCGGGTGGGGCGCGGGCCGGGGTGCCGCTCGGCGGGAGCGGGCGGATCGGAGACGGGCTGCGCGGTCACGGGAACCCCCTGCGGTCGGGCGGTGGTCGGACCGGGGACTCCCGGCCCGGTGGGATCAGGGCGCGGCGGGGCCCGGCGCGATCGCCGCGGCGGCCCGGCGGGTGCTGCCGTGCACCGGCTCCCGGACGGCCGCGACGGTCATGGCGGGGCTCCTCTCGGTGGTCCTCCCGGCCGGGCGGCGCGGGAACGGCGTTCAGACGTGCAGGACGGCGGCTCCGGTGACCCGGTCCGCGGCCAGGTCCGCCAGTGCCCGGTCCGCACCGCTCAGCGGGTAGGGGACGGTGGTGGGACGCAGCCCCGTCCGCGCGGCCAGCCGCAGGAACTCCTCGCCGTCCTGCCGGGTGCTGGCGGTGACGCTGCGCAGCTGCCGCTCCTGGAAGAGCTCGGCGGCGTAGTCGAGGGCCGGGATGTCGCTGAGGTGGATCCCGGCGACGGCCAGGGTGCCGCCGCGGTCCAGGGCACGCAGGGCCGGGGGCACGAGGGTGCCCACGGGGGCGAACAGGATCGCCGCGTCCAGGGGCGCCGGGGGAGGCTCGTCGGCCGCTCCGACGAAGTGGGCGCCCAGCTCGCGGGCCAGCTCACGGGCCTGCTCCGAGCGGGTCATCACGTGCACCTCGGCGCCCTGGTGCAGGGCCACCTGGGCGGCCAGGTGCGCGGACGCCCCGAACCCGTAGATGCCCAGGCGCCCCCCGGGCGGCAGCTGCGCCCGGCGCAGGGCCCGGTAGCCGATGATCCCCGCGCACAGCAGCGGGGCCGCGTGCTCGTCGTCGAACTGCTCGGGCAGGCGGTAGGCGAAGGCCTCGGGGACGAGGGTCAGCTCCGCGTAGCCGCCGTCGTGGTCCCACCCGGTGAAGCGCGGGTCCGTGCAGAGGTTCTCCTGGCCGCGGCGGCAGAACCGGCACCGCCCGCAGGTGCTGCGCAGCCACGCGACGCCCACGCGCTCGCCGGTCCGGAACCGGGAGCACCCGGGGCCCCGGGCCACGACCTCGCCGACGACCTCGTGGCCCGGGATCGTCCCGGCCCGGTGCAGGGGCAGGTCGCCCTCGGCCAGGTGCAGGTCGGTGCGGCACATCCCGCAGGTCCGGACCCCGACGAGCAGCTCCCCGGCCCCGGGCGCGGGGTCGGGGCACCGCCCGAACCGCATCGGTCCGCCGGCCACGGGGCCGGGTTCCTCGATCCACCAAGCGCGCATGGTTGCCCGTCCGTCCCCCGGCAGCCGGCCCGGCCGCGGGCCGGGTTCCTGTCCTGTTCCGAGTGTAGGAACGGATCCGCGGCCCCGGCGGGAAAGGAGGAATGTTAATGCCCGGGGGCCGCGCGGATGTCGCGACCGGGGTGTTCCTTTCCGGGCCGCGGGGGACGACCATGGGGGCGGAGGATCCCGGGCGTGGTCCGCGCCACGCGCACCCGGCGGACCCTGTCCCGGCGCGGTAGGAGAGGACGCAGACATGGCCGAGCGCATCGACCGGTGACCCACGGGGGCGCCGTGCTGGGCGGACATCATGGTCTCCGACCTGGACCGCTCCATGGACTTCTACGCGTCCGTGCTCGGCTGGCGGTTCACGCCCTCGGACCCCGCGTACGGCGGCTACTGCAACGCCCTGGTGGACGGCGAGCCCGTGGCGGGCCTGTCCCCGGCGCTGCCGGAGACGGAGGACGACCCCCACGCCTGGGCGGTCTACCTCGCCTCCGACGACATCGTGGCCACCGGCCGGGCCGCCGTGGCCGCCGGGGCGCGTCAGCTGTTCGAGCCGATGGAGGTGGGCCGCTTCGGCACCATGGGCGTGTGGATCGATCCCACGGGGGCCGCTTTCGGGGTGTGGCAGCCCCGGGACCACACGGGCTTCAGCATCATCGGCAGGCACGGCGCCGTGGCCTGGTGCGACCTCCTGACCTCGGACCAGCAGGCCGCCGAACGGTTCTACGCGGAGGTGTTCGGCTACACCTACCAGGACATCGGCACCCGGCACGAGGCCTACGCGGTGTTCACGGTCCCGGGGATGGACCGCAGCGCGGGCGGGATCGGCGTGCCGGCCGAGGACGTCGACCACCTGCAGGAGGCGCCGCCCCTGTGGTGGGTGTGCTTCGAGGTCGACGACGCCGACACCGCCGCCGAGCGGGTCATCGGGGCCGGGGGCACCCTGCTCGGGGAGCCCGAGGAGTTCGGCTACGGCGAGCTGGTGTTCGCCGCCGGCCCGGACGGCGAGCGCTTCGCCCTGATGGGGCCCTCCTCACAGGACTGGGCGGAGGCGGACGACGAGGACGACGAGCAGTGAGCGCGGCCCGGGCCCGCGGCGCTCCGCCGGCCCGGGCCGCGGCCCAGGAGTGACGGCTCAGGTGCTGCCGCGCAGGGCCTGCCGCCGACGTCCTGCGGCCCGGGGACCGGGTGCCGCCGGCTCAGAACAGGCCGACGACGGCGCCCACGAACCACAGCACGGCGAACAGCAGCACCAGGCCCAGGATGGCGGCGATCGCGATCTTGCCCTTCGCGGAGTCCCCGGGGTGGTCCACGTCCAGGTCAGGGTTGTCGGGCCCGACGCCCACGCCGGCGTCGGGAGGGGTGTCGCCGGCGATGCTGCGGCCGGACTCCTCGTTCAAGGCCTCCCGGGCTTTCTCCGGGTCGTTGCGCGCCTGCTCGGGATTGATGTCGGCCACGGGGCCCTGCTTTCTCCGGTCGGTCCTGCTCGGGTGTCTTCCCCAGCAGACTAGCAAGCCTGCTGGCGGTATGGGTGGGGGGAGGGCGGCGGATCGGGGACGTGAGGTCCCGGAAACATGCGCGCCATGTGCGTGTGGAAAGAATTGGCTGCTACTCGTGGTATCACTTGTACCGTGTGGTACCCGTCACACCTGTCGGCAGCCCGGGGACCACGTCCCTGCTCCACGACCCCGGAGCGGGGCCTGCCACCTGCCCTTCCGAGGAGTCCGTTCATGTCCACGCCATTCCGTCCGGGGCGCGCCCGCCGCGCCCTCGCCGTCACGTCCCTGGCCGCCGCGGCCTCCCTGGCGCTCACCGGCTGCCTCGCCTCGGACCGGGAGGAGGGCGGGTCCGGGGAGGCCGCAGCCGGCGACGTCGACGGCACGTTCGTCTTCGCGGCGTCGTCCGACCCCAAGTCCCTGGACCCCGCGTTCGCCCAGGACGGCGAGTCCTTCCGCGTCTCGCGCCAGATCTTCGAGGGGCTCGTGGGCGTGCAGGAGGGCTCGGCGGAGCCGGAGCCGCTGCTGGCGGAGTCCTGGGAGCAGTCCGAGGACGGCCGGACCTACACGTTCCAGCTCAAGGACGGCGTCACCTTCCACGACGGCACGACGTTCGACGCGGAGGCGGTCTGCGCGAACTTCGACCGGTGGTACAACTTCGAGGGCCTGCTGCAGTCCGAGAACATGGCCTACTACTACGGCTCGCTGTTCAAGGGCTTCGCGGACTCCCCGGAGGAGGCCATCTACGCCGGGTGCGAGGCCACCGGTGCGCAGGAGGCCGAGGTCTCGCTGAACAAGCCGTTCGCCGGCTTCATCGCCGCCCTGTCCCTGCCGGCCTTCGCGATGCAGTCCCCCACGGCGCTCGAGGAGTACGGCGCGGACACCGCCGGCGGCACCGCGGAGTCCCCGGAGCTCTCCGAGTACGCGCAGGGCCACCCCGTGGGCACCGGCCCGTTCCGGTTCGAGTCCTGGGACGTGGGCAACCAGGTGGTCCTGTCCGCCTACGAGGACTACTGGGGCGAGCAGGGCCAGGTCACCGACGTGATCTTCCGGATCATCGACGACCCGCAGGCGCGCCGCCAGGCCCTCGAGTCCGGCAGCGTGGACGGCTACGACCTCGTGGCGCCGGCCGACACCCAGGCGCTGAAGGACGGGGGCTACAACGTGGTCACCCGTGATCCGTTCACCATCCTGTACCTCGGCTTCAACCAGGCCCAGGAGGAGCTCGCGGACCCCAACGTCCGCCAGGCCATCGCCCACGCGATCGACAAGGAGGCCCTGGTCTCCCAGACGCTGCCCGAGGGCACCACCGTGGCCACGCAGTTCATCCCGGAGTCCGTCAACGGCTACAACGAGGACGTCACCCAGTACGAGCACGACCCGGAGAAGGCCCGCCAGCTGCTCGAGGAGGCCGGCTACGCGGACGGCCTCGAGCTGGACTTCAGCTACCCCACGGGCGTCTCGCGGCCCTACATGCCGAACCCGGAGCAGACGTTCACCACGCTCACCGCGCAGCTGGAGGAGGTGGGCATCACCGTCAACCCGCAGCCGGACAAGTGGTCCCCGGACTACCTGGACCGGGTCAACGGCACCTCCGACCACGATCTGCACCTGCTGGGCTGGACCGGTGACTACAACGACACCGACAACTTCGTGGGCGTGTTCTTCGGCCAGGAGAAGCCCGAGTTCGGCTTCGACGACCCGGAGCTGTTCCAGGCGCTGGCCGACGCCCGCGAGCTGACCAGCGTCGAGGAGCAGACCCCGGTCTACGAGGAGATCAACGACCAGATCATGCAGAAGCTGCCGGCCGTGCCCCTCGCCAACCCGGCGCCGTCGCTCGCCTTCGACGCCCGCGTGGAGTCCTACCCGGTGAGCCCGGTCAACGACGAGGTCTTCAACCGGATCCAGCTCAGCGAGTGAGCCCCGGGCCCGGGGGCGGCGCACACGCCGCCCCCGGACCGCCCCGTCTCCCGACGGTCTTCCCCCCTGCCCCTCTCCGTCCGGAAGGACCGGAATGCTCCGAGTCATCGGCAAGCGGCTCGCCCTGCTGATCCCCACCCTCCTCGGCCTGTCGATCCTGCTCTTCGCCTGGGTCCGGGCCCTCCCCGGGGGGCCCGCCACGGCCCTGCTGGGGGACAAGGCCACCCCCGAGGCCGTGGCCCGCATCAACGAGGTCTACGGCTTCGACCGGCCCCTGGCCGAGCAGTACTTCGTCTACATGGGCCAGCTCCTCCGGGGGGACTTCGGCGCCTCCATCGTGACCGGCCGGCCCGTGGTCGAGGAGTTCCTCACCCGCTTCCCGGCCACCCTGGAGCTCGCCCTCGTGGCGCTGGTCTTCGCGGTGGGCGTGGGCGTCCCGCTCGGCTACGTGGCCGCCCGCCACCGCGGCCGGCCCCTCGACCACTCCTCCGTGGTGCTGTCCCTGCTGGGGATCACCGTGCCCGTCTTCTTCCTGGCGTTCATCCTCAAGTGGCTGCTCGCCATCAAGGTGCCGCTCTTCCCGGCGGACGGGCGCCAGGACCCGCGCATCGACGCGACGCACTACACCAACTTCTTCGTCCTCGACGGTCTGCTCACCGGGGAGTGGGACGCCGCGTGGGACGCGTTCCTGCACCTGATCCTGCCCGGAGTGGCCCTGGGCACGATCCCGCTGGCGAT
Protein-coding sequences here:
- a CDS encoding VOC family protein, encoding MVSDLDRSMDFYASVLGWRFTPSDPAYGGYCNALVDGEPVAGLSPALPETEDDPHAWAVYLASDDIVATGRAAVAAGARQLFEPMEVGRFGTMGVWIDPTGAAFGVWQPRDHTGFSIIGRHGAVAWCDLLTSDQQAAERFYAEVFGYTYQDIGTRHEAYAVFTVPGMDRSAGGIGVPAEDVDHLQEAPPLWWVCFEVDDADTAAERVIGAGGTLLGEPEEFGYGELVFAAGPDGERFALMGPSSQDWAEADDEDDEQ
- a CDS encoding ABC transporter substrate-binding protein, yielding MSTPFRPGRARRALAVTSLAAAASLALTGCLASDREEGGSGEAAAGDVDGTFVFAASSDPKSLDPAFAQDGESFRVSRQIFEGLVGVQEGSAEPEPLLAESWEQSEDGRTYTFQLKDGVTFHDGTTFDAEAVCANFDRWYNFEGLLQSENMAYYYGSLFKGFADSPEEAIYAGCEATGAQEAEVSLNKPFAGFIAALSLPAFAMQSPTALEEYGADTAGGTAESPELSEYAQGHPVGTGPFRFESWDVGNQVVLSAYEDYWGEQGQVTDVIFRIIDDPQARRQALESGSVDGYDLVAPADTQALKDGGYNVVTRDPFTILYLGFNQAQEELADPNVRQAIAHAIDKEALVSQTLPEGTTVATQFIPESVNGYNEDVTQYEHDPEKARQLLEEAGYADGLELDFSYPTGVSRPYMPNPEQTFTTLTAQLEEVGITVNPQPDKWSPDYLDRVNGTSDHDLHLLGWTGDYNDTDNFVGVFFGQEKPEFGFDDPELFQALADARELTSVEEQTPVYEEINDQIMQKLPAVPLANPAPSLAFDARVESYPVSPVNDEVFNRIQLSE
- a CDS encoding zinc-dependent alcohol dehydrogenase family protein, which codes for MRAWWIEEPGPVAGGPMRFGRCPDPAPGAGELLVGVRTCGMCRTDLHLAEGDLPLHRAGTIPGHEVVGEVVARGPGCSRFRTGERVGVAWLRSTCGRCRFCRRGQENLCTDPRFTGWDHDGGYAELTLVPEAFAYRLPEQFDDEHAAPLLCAGIIGYRALRRAQLPPGGRLGIYGFGASAHLAAQVALHQGAEVHVMTRSEQARELARELGAHFVGAADEPPPAPLDAAILFAPVGTLVPPALRALDRGGTLAVAGIHLSDIPALDYAAELFQERQLRSVTASTRQDGEEFLRLAARTGLRPTTVPYPLSGADRALADLAADRVTGAAVLHV
- a CDS encoding DUF6544 family protein, with the translated sequence MVTEDHGRPPGPAARDGTDPRGAGLVWGHDPAPDPVAASSRPCPGAPEPVVTRPLPRSARRHWAALERTGSPAPPAADPAALAGLPEPARRWLARAVPPGTPAWSMAELRMRGEIRLGGRWRAFSARQLLAPGAGFVWAARTRVLGLPVTGFDRYGAGGGELRWRLLGVVPVLSAAGPDITRSAAGRLAGEGVTVPPACVRATWSEGPVPDTAVMSWVLDGTPEDSLVRVDPEGRLVELSMQRWGDPDGTGFGRHPFGVALSAEESFAGVRVPTALRAGWGWGTDRQAEGEFFRARIEEVRFR
- a CDS encoding ABC transporter permease, producing MLRVIGKRLALLIPTLLGLSILLFAWVRALPGGPATALLGDKATPEAVARINEVYGFDRPLAEQYFVYMGQLLRGDFGASIVTGRPVVEEFLTRFPATLELALVALVFAVGVGVPLGYVAARHRGRPLDHSSVVLSLLGITVPVFFLAFILKWLLAIKVPLFPADGRQDPRIDATHYTNFFVLDGLLTGEWDAAWDAFLHLILPGVALGTIPLAIIVRITRASVLEVQSADYVRTARAKGLTRSLIRGRYILRNAMLPVITTIGLQTGLLISGAVLTETVFAFNGIGRFLRDAIFNLDYPVLQGFIIFIALAYSLINLLVDISYSLIDPRVRVQ
- a CDS encoding flavodoxin domain-containing protein — translated: MNVLVAYATRHGATAGIAERIAGALRGAGLPAEARPVADVRDLAPYDAVVLGGAAYMFHWLKDATVFARRHREELADRPVWLFSSGPLGTDRVDAEGEDVLEAARPKEFDELTALLHPRGEQVFRGAYDPDAPPIGLGERLTRHLPAAREATPAGDFRDWPAIDAWAEGIAAELRSGG
- a CDS encoding DNA topoisomerase IB, with product MTATQQTSPTPRTPRRPRLRRSNCHRPGITRRGHGKGFVYRHADGTKVEAPEELERIRGLAIPPAWKNVWISPQPNGHIQATGMDDAGRRQYVYHPRWRELKDREKFDRVLDFGDTLPRARPAVTRLLRAEGPTEEKACAAAFRLMDDAALRIGNEEYAQSNGSYGVTTLLVRHVRVDGDDVHLDFPGKSGHQWSLTLRDADLAAALAPMLGRDPDEPALAYRDEDGQWATITSARLNDFVRDRCGQDFTAKDFRTWQGTVSAALALAARADTRPSQSARRKAVSAAMREVAEHLGNTPTVARSSYVDPRVVDRFHHGETIDADTYRAAERNLRSFLS
- a CDS encoding DUF6480 family protein encodes the protein MADINPEQARNDPEKAREALNEESGRSIAGDTPPDAGVGVGPDNPDLDVDHPGDSAKGKIAIAAILGLVLLFAVLWFVGAVVGLF